A DNA window from Danio aesculapii chromosome 1, fDanAes4.1, whole genome shotgun sequence contains the following coding sequences:
- the LOC130223018 gene encoding uncharacterized protein LOC130223018 isoform X1, which translates to MASREEDQYYEDNYDDDDDVNDDEEEDEDEEEEDEDEEDDEEVEEDEEDEEEDEEEEEDEDEEEEEEDDDDDDDDDDDSEEEEDDDDEEDDDEEDEDGDKISDIITKGLSEFSVSKMPDELVCKKMRKEIQKMKESGVEKAVIIAGTKAMVRKIEKKRQRKIAGSTGTRTTTPNTQKKQTKIKAVAAGTNATTPKTQRNQTKIKATVAGANATTPKTQRNQTKIKATAASTNATTPKTQKKKTKIKAAVAGTNTTMPKVQKKQTKKKAAAAIH; encoded by the exons ATCAATATTATGAAGACAattacgatgatgatgatgatgtaaatgatgatgaggaggaagatgaggatgaggaagaagaagatgaagatgagGAAGATGACGAGGAGGTAGAAGAAGATGAGGAAGATGAGGAggaagatgaggaggaggaggaagatgaagatgaggaagaagaagaagaagatgatgatgatgatgatgatgatgatgatgatagtgaggaggaagaagatgatgatgatgaggaagacgatgatgaagaagatgaagatGGTGACAAGATCTCTG ATATCATCACGAAGGGCTTGAGCGAATTCTCTGTCTCCAAAATGCCAG ATGAGCTGGTGTGTAAGAAAATGCGAAAGGAGATCCAGAAAATGAAGGAGTCGGGGGTCGAAAAAGCTGTTATTATCGCTGGTACAAAGGCTATGGTGCGTAAAATCGAGAAGAAAAGGCAAAGAAAAATCGCAGGTTCAACTGGTACAAGGACTACGACGCCTAACACCCAGAAGAAACAAACGAAGATAAAAGCTGTTGCGGCTGGTACAAATGCTACAACGCCTAAAACCCAGAGGAATCAAACGAAGATAAAAGCCACTGTAGCTGGTGCAAATGCTACGACACCTAAAACCCAGAGGAATCAAACGAAGATAAAAGCCACTGCAGCCAGTACAAATGCTACAACACCTAAAACCCAGAAGAAGAAAACGAAGATAAAAGCCGCTGTAGCTGGTACAAATACAACGATGCCTAAAGTCCAGAAGAAACAAACGAAGAAAAAAGCCGCTGCAGCAATTCATTAA